One genomic region from Sorangium aterium encodes:
- a CDS encoding FHA domain-containing protein yields MPRDRFVRQVTNLLLVVSEAGPDNQQIAFRTVAASPAAHRKPPPPPGPASEVFQLVKAKGNPYLDQISVGRTRNCDVVLRHPSVSKLHAHFRRNEQGQLVLIDNGSQNGTRVNGKVLSESEPQEVAVGDVIQFGRLTTSLLDAAALFDLVREQARLARDQASR; encoded by the coding sequence ATGCCTCGGGACCGCTTCGTCCGCCAGGTGACGAACCTGCTCCTCGTGGTGTCCGAGGCTGGTCCGGACAACCAGCAGATCGCATTCCGGACGGTCGCCGCATCGCCGGCGGCGCACCGGAAGCCGCCGCCTCCGCCCGGTCCAGCGAGCGAGGTGTTCCAGCTCGTCAAGGCGAAGGGCAATCCCTATCTCGACCAGATCTCGGTGGGCCGCACGCGCAATTGCGACGTGGTGCTGCGCCACCCCTCGGTGTCCAAGCTGCACGCGCACTTCCGGCGGAATGAGCAGGGGCAGCTCGTGCTCATCGACAACGGCTCGCAGAACGGGACCCGCGTGAACGGCAAGGTGCTCTCCGAGAGCGAGCCGCAGGAGGTCGCGGTGGGCGACGTGATCCAGTTCGGCCGGCTCACGACGTCGCTGCTCGATGCGGCGGCCCTCTTCGACCTCGTGCGCGAGCAGGCGCGCCTCGCGAGGGATCAGGCGAGCCGGTGA
- a CDS encoding ribonuclease R family protein — translation MHAPVRGRISVNPRGFGFLNIEASPEKAGAPGRPGWAALGSATAFIAPPDLNPFLDGDVVDAVVVEAEPGRFSASQLALVQRDRAELFGTVVSHAKRPHLRVDRLVSNTDWPFKPGSADDLPEGAAVVAVIEGAAVVPARVVSSSADLGIERCLARNGVRAVFPGEVLEASRASVAAVSVERELARGRRDLRDVITVTIDAPVTTDIDDAVSVLPAGPDGALRVLVSIADVDAFVPEGSPLDLEARARGTSVYLAGRVIPMLPDAISSEAASLLPGVDRLAVTVELRIDPEGGIRSIDLHESVIRSHARLSYDAVEEFLTTGRSAGIPEAARPVVRWLRTAAARLSTVRAARGGVELDREEAYVTLDAETREPTGVSPRSDTGAHRLIERLMVAANEAVASWLVARGLPCIFRVHDEPTEDRIRALEQFAHNFGVEAGFGARLSPLGLAAFEAQYRGSELAPGIRTVLGKALGPARYTAAGGLHFGLGAPLYLHFTSPIRRYADLAVHRVVKRYLQGHRDQRVDAEALASLAHHLNARARSAAKAETERHRMLVARLFASRVGEEIEGNIVSIKPFGLVVQMVESGATGTIALEALPGGPYRIDVAAQALVGASRRYGVGEPIRAAIAATNEELGRVDLVPAGARGAP, via the coding sequence ATGCACGCACCCGTTCGTGGACGCATCTCGGTCAACCCCCGTGGCTTCGGGTTCCTGAACATCGAGGCCTCTCCGGAGAAGGCGGGGGCGCCGGGCAGGCCGGGCTGGGCTGCCCTCGGCTCGGCGACCGCCTTCATCGCGCCGCCCGATCTGAACCCGTTCCTCGACGGCGACGTCGTCGACGCGGTCGTCGTCGAGGCGGAGCCGGGCCGCTTCAGCGCGTCGCAGCTCGCCCTCGTCCAGCGCGATCGCGCAGAGCTCTTCGGGACGGTCGTATCGCACGCGAAGCGGCCGCACCTCCGGGTCGATCGCCTCGTCTCCAACACGGACTGGCCGTTCAAGCCGGGCAGCGCCGACGACCTCCCCGAGGGCGCCGCGGTGGTCGCCGTCATCGAGGGCGCCGCGGTCGTCCCGGCCCGCGTCGTCTCGTCGAGCGCCGACCTCGGCATCGAGCGTTGCCTCGCCCGCAACGGCGTGCGCGCCGTGTTCCCGGGCGAGGTCCTCGAGGCGTCGCGCGCTTCGGTGGCGGCGGTGTCGGTCGAGCGCGAGCTCGCGCGCGGCCGCCGCGATCTGCGCGACGTCATCACCGTCACGATCGACGCGCCCGTCACCACGGACATCGACGACGCCGTCTCCGTGCTGCCCGCCGGGCCCGACGGGGCGCTCCGCGTCCTCGTCTCGATCGCCGACGTGGACGCGTTCGTCCCCGAGGGCTCGCCGCTCGATCTCGAGGCCCGCGCCCGGGGCACGAGCGTCTACCTGGCCGGCCGCGTCATCCCGATGCTCCCCGACGCGATCTCCAGCGAGGCGGCGAGCCTGCTGCCGGGGGTCGATCGGCTCGCGGTCACGGTCGAGCTGCGCATCGATCCCGAGGGGGGCATCCGGTCGATCGACCTCCACGAGAGCGTGATCCGCTCGCACGCCCGCCTCTCGTACGACGCCGTCGAGGAGTTCCTGACGACGGGCCGCTCCGCCGGCATCCCCGAGGCGGCCCGGCCGGTCGTGCGCTGGCTCCGCACCGCGGCCGCGCGGCTGTCGACGGTCCGCGCGGCGCGCGGCGGCGTCGAGCTCGATCGCGAGGAGGCGTACGTCACGCTGGACGCCGAGACGCGCGAGCCGACCGGCGTCTCGCCGCGCTCCGACACGGGCGCGCACCGCCTCATCGAGCGGCTGATGGTGGCGGCGAACGAGGCCGTGGCCAGCTGGCTCGTGGCGCGCGGGCTCCCCTGCATCTTTCGTGTCCATGACGAGCCGACCGAGGATCGCATCCGCGCGCTCGAGCAGTTCGCGCACAACTTCGGCGTCGAGGCCGGCTTCGGCGCGCGCCTGAGCCCCCTCGGCCTCGCGGCGTTCGAGGCGCAGTACAGGGGCTCCGAGCTCGCGCCGGGCATCCGCACCGTGCTCGGCAAGGCGCTCGGCCCTGCCCGGTACACGGCCGCCGGAGGCCTGCATTTCGGCCTCGGCGCCCCGCTGTACCTGCACTTCACGTCCCCGATCCGCCGCTACGCCGACCTCGCGGTGCACCGCGTGGTCAAGCGCTACCTCCAGGGCCACCGCGACCAGCGCGTCGACGCCGAGGCGCTCGCGTCGCTCGCCCACCACCTGAACGCGCGCGCGCGCAGCGCCGCCAAGGCCGAGACGGAGCGGCACCGCATGCTCGTGGCGCGCCTGTTCGCCTCCCGCGTCGGCGAGGAGATCGAGGGCAACATCGTTTCCATCAAGCCGTTCGGCCTCGTCGTCCAGATGGTCGAGTCCGGCGCGACGGGCACGATCGCGCTGGAGGCGCTGCCGGGCGGCCCTTATCGGATCGACGTCGCCGCCCAGGCGCTGGTCGGCGCGAGCCGTCGCTACGGCGTCGGCGAGCCGATCCGCGCCGCCATCGCGGCGACCAACGAGGAGCTCGGCCGCGTCGACCTCGTCCCTGCGGGCGCTCGCGGCGCCCCGTGA
- a CDS encoding PIN domain-containing protein — MRIVLDSSVAIASMKPAEPGHADALAFLERARAALAAGAARVLAPPELWLEVYVAEQRLAVSRRAAPAATSPLGGLAIELVAPEDAGAITEFLAQLTRRMRGRRPFANATDLVYLWAARRADATVVTLDEGLLKYHGVVCDVTRPQHVRFG, encoded by the coding sequence ATGCGGATCGTTCTCGATAGCTCCGTCGCCATCGCCTCGATGAAGCCCGCAGAGCCCGGGCACGCGGACGCGCTCGCCTTTCTCGAGCGCGCCCGCGCCGCCTTGGCCGCGGGCGCGGCGCGCGTGCTCGCGCCGCCCGAGCTATGGCTCGAGGTGTACGTCGCCGAGCAACGGCTCGCGGTGTCGCGGCGGGCCGCGCCCGCGGCCACGAGCCCGCTGGGAGGCCTCGCGATCGAGCTTGTCGCGCCCGAGGACGCGGGCGCCATCACGGAGTTCCTCGCCCAGCTGACGAGGCGCATGCGCGGCCGCAGGCCCTTCGCCAACGCGACCGACCTCGTGTATCTGTGGGCCGCCCGCCGCGCGGATGCGACCGTGGTGACGCTCGACGAAGGGCTCCTCAAGTACCACGGTGTCGTCTGCGATGTGACAAGGCCGCAGCACGTTCGGTTCGGATAA
- a CDS encoding cytochrome-c peroxidase has product MTLRSLGRALAALTAFLVLTLVLARPARAKGPSVDERLAKVLARHGFTGEIESTLESRLGRKLDKKLAKLGRDLFFDSLLGLNDDNSCSGCHAPTAGFADTQSIAIGIDNNGVVGPHRTGPRNQRRAPTIINTAFYPTLMWNSRFFAVSGDPFDNSQGFSFTAPEGTSLSSLPHLLNAQAFIPPTEVTEMTGYEAPQSHDVVREEVTERVNDVKAYRKRFAKSFRAVKRGDDITYEMIAAAIAEFEMSLTFADAPIDRFARGRRNAMTLEQKRGALLFFGEAGCVRCHAVSGESNEMFSDFQQHAIGVPQIAPTDDPAHSNVVFDGPNADEDFGLEQVTGDPADRYKFRTSPLRNVALQPTFFHNGSFTSLEGAIRHHLDVYTSATEYTNKRLDRDLRGQMGPLAPVLAAVDPLLEQPIDLTEEEISWLCAFVGEALLDPRATPKRLAALIPEELPSGREVHRFE; this is encoded by the coding sequence ATGACCCTGCGATCCCTCGGGCGCGCGCTCGCCGCCCTGACGGCCTTTCTCGTCCTCACGCTCGTCCTGGCGCGACCTGCGCGCGCCAAGGGCCCTTCCGTCGATGAGCGGCTCGCCAAGGTCCTCGCGCGGCACGGCTTCACCGGAGAGATCGAGTCGACGCTGGAGTCGCGGCTCGGGCGGAAGCTCGACAAGAAGCTCGCGAAGCTCGGGCGTGACCTGTTCTTCGACAGCCTCCTCGGCCTGAACGACGACAACTCGTGCTCAGGGTGCCACGCGCCGACTGCGGGCTTCGCCGACACGCAGTCGATCGCCATCGGCATCGACAACAACGGCGTCGTCGGGCCGCACCGCACAGGGCCGCGCAACCAGCGCCGTGCCCCCACCATCATCAACACGGCCTTCTATCCCACGCTGATGTGGAACTCTCGGTTCTTCGCCGTGTCCGGCGACCCCTTCGACAACAGCCAGGGGTTCTCGTTCACCGCGCCGGAGGGGACGTCGCTCTCTTCCCTGCCGCACCTGCTCAACGCCCAGGCGTTCATCCCGCCGACCGAGGTCACCGAGATGACCGGGTACGAGGCGCCGCAGTCGCACGACGTCGTGCGCGAGGAGGTCACGGAGCGCGTGAACGACGTGAAGGCGTACCGCAAGCGGTTCGCCAAGAGCTTCCGGGCGGTGAAGCGAGGGGACGACATCACCTACGAGATGATCGCGGCCGCCATCGCCGAGTTCGAGATGTCGCTCACGTTCGCCGACGCGCCCATCGACAGGTTCGCCCGCGGCCGCCGGAACGCGATGACGCTGGAGCAGAAGCGCGGCGCGCTGCTCTTCTTCGGCGAGGCGGGGTGCGTCAGGTGCCACGCGGTGTCGGGGGAGTCGAACGAGATGTTCAGCGACTTCCAGCAGCACGCGATCGGCGTGCCGCAGATCGCGCCGACCGACGATCCGGCGCACTCGAACGTGGTCTTCGACGGCCCGAACGCCGATGAGGACTTCGGCCTGGAGCAGGTCACGGGCGATCCGGCCGATCGGTACAAGTTCAGGACGTCGCCGCTGCGCAACGTCGCCCTCCAGCCCACGTTCTTCCACAACGGCTCGTTCACGTCGCTGGAAGGCGCCATCCGCCACCACCTCGACGTCTACACGTCGGCCACGGAGTACACGAACAAGCGCCTCGACCGCGATCTGCGGGGCCAGATGGGCCCGCTCGCCCCGGTCCTCGCCGCCGTCGACCCGCTGCTGGAGCAGCCGATCGACCTCACGGAGGAGGAGATCAGCTGGCTCTGCGCCTTCGTGGGAGAAGCGCTGCTCGACCCGCGCGCCACGCCGAAGCGGCTCGCGGCGCTCATCCCGGAGGAGCTCCCGAGCGGGCGCGAGGTCCACCGCTTCGAGTAG
- a CDS encoding PEGA domain-containing protein translates to MPRARRALRRCLAACALAVASAAPASPARAQPPPAAVPGAPPEPPATAPASPASPTSTDEALARAKALFQEGNELRKIGDFQRALELYLRSRQVVASVPNTLNAAFCLDQLGRYDEALELYETLLTELRAELGEPERRSVASAIATLRARIGSVVVSSNVDGLVLIDGRSRGRLPLAGPVRLLPGDHTLRVVKDGWHTFERILTVRVAETTSVDAKLDPLASTGRLKIEDERLVGADLTIDGALIGQLPWEGALAPGPHFYSVRKGNFGSAPREASVIAGQLAVATVEAGPLGEEVRVVAQPLSAELTINGVPVGKGQWRGALPLGRHTFEAHEPGYFARTLRATVDRTTTGDIVLPLAIDDAHPRWGRRVGVFRLEATGGYAFASSLESDAERSCESYSCSGISRPSGVLAGVRGSYQFPIGAAIELTAGYLSLRTTLDRSLDATYAAPGGGNGRLPIRYSFHDDIGMAGVTVIVGGSYYYGLSSWLDVGGALGLGVVLAEMSDEVTGTASDAERTVGVAVKNAGRAVRAAAPFAMPELRLRLKLGRLSASAGLGVGFFLVDGPPLETGNTYVVGAAECDAAHPTVDCAPDKKVVFEELAHGTFTMFFPNVSVGYRF, encoded by the coding sequence ATGCCGCGCGCCCGTCGCGCCCTGCGGCGCTGCCTTGCGGCGTGCGCGCTCGCCGTGGCGAGCGCGGCGCCTGCGTCTCCGGCCCGCGCGCAGCCCCCGCCAGCGGCTGTCCCGGGCGCGCCACCCGAGCCGCCTGCCACAGCGCCCGCGTCACCCGCGTCGCCCACGTCGACGGACGAGGCGCTCGCCCGGGCCAAGGCGCTCTTTCAAGAAGGGAACGAGCTGCGCAAGATCGGCGACTTCCAGCGCGCGCTCGAGCTCTACCTGAGATCGCGCCAGGTCGTCGCGTCGGTGCCCAACACCCTCAACGCCGCGTTCTGTCTCGATCAGCTCGGGCGTTACGACGAGGCGCTCGAGCTCTACGAGACGCTGCTCACGGAGCTCCGCGCGGAGCTCGGCGAGCCGGAGCGCCGGAGCGTCGCGTCCGCGATCGCCACGCTGCGAGCGCGGATCGGCAGCGTCGTCGTCTCGTCGAACGTCGACGGCCTGGTGCTCATCGACGGGAGGTCGCGCGGCCGGCTCCCCCTCGCCGGCCCGGTCCGGCTGCTCCCCGGGGATCACACGCTCCGCGTGGTCAAGGACGGCTGGCACACGTTCGAGCGGATCCTGACCGTCCGCGTCGCCGAGACCACGTCGGTGGACGCGAAGCTCGATCCTCTCGCGAGCACGGGCCGGCTGAAGATCGAGGACGAGCGGCTCGTCGGCGCCGATCTCACCATCGACGGCGCGCTGATCGGCCAGCTGCCCTGGGAGGGCGCGCTCGCGCCTGGCCCGCATTTCTACTCGGTGCGCAAGGGCAATTTCGGCTCTGCGCCCCGCGAGGCGAGCGTCATCGCGGGGCAGCTCGCCGTCGCCACGGTCGAGGCGGGGCCGCTCGGCGAGGAGGTCCGCGTCGTCGCCCAGCCGCTGAGCGCGGAGCTGACCATCAACGGCGTCCCGGTCGGCAAGGGGCAGTGGCGCGGGGCCCTGCCGCTCGGGCGCCACACCTTCGAGGCGCATGAGCCGGGCTATTTCGCGCGCACGCTCCGCGCGACCGTCGACAGGACGACGACGGGCGACATCGTCCTGCCGCTCGCCATCGACGACGCGCACCCGCGCTGGGGTCGGAGGGTCGGCGTCTTCCGGCTGGAGGCGACCGGTGGTTATGCCTTCGCCTCGTCGCTCGAGAGCGACGCCGAGCGGAGCTGCGAGAGCTACAGCTGCTCGGGCATCTCGCGCCCGTCCGGCGTCCTGGCCGGCGTGCGCGGCAGCTACCAGTTCCCGATCGGCGCCGCCATCGAGCTCACGGCCGGGTACCTGAGCCTCCGCACGACGCTCGATCGCTCGCTCGACGCGACGTACGCCGCTCCGGGCGGGGGCAACGGCAGGCTCCCCATCCGCTACAGCTTTCACGACGACATCGGCATGGCCGGCGTGACGGTGATCGTCGGCGGCAGCTATTATTACGGGCTGTCGTCGTGGCTCGACGTCGGCGGCGCGCTCGGGCTCGGCGTGGTGCTGGCCGAGATGAGCGACGAGGTGACCGGCACGGCGTCGGACGCGGAGAGGACCGTCGGCGTGGCCGTGAAGAACGCGGGCAGGGCCGTCCGCGCCGCCGCCCCGTTCGCGATGCCCGAGCTGAGGCTGCGGCTGAAGCTCGGGCGCCTCAGCGCCAGCGCGGGCCTCGGCGTCGGCTTCTTTCTCGTCGACGGCCCGCCGCTCGAGACGGGCAACACCTACGTGGTCGGGGCCGCCGAGTGCGACGCGGCGCACCCCACGGTCGACTGCGCGCCGGACAAGAAGGTCGTGTTCGAGGAGCTCGCCCACGGCACGTTCACGATGTTCTTTCCGAACGTCTCCGTGGGATACCGGTTCTGA
- a CDS encoding serine/threonine-protein kinase — protein MGRTAPLADPTALVGGALTGGYRIVRVLSAQGFGVVFEARGPSGRRVALKVLRPDVVTEDTLSRLTREASVTAKLDNAHVVPIVDAGHDLERDLAYLVMPLLDGTDAAALLAETGPLAPEVAVRIALQAAAGLSAGHAAGLVYRDVRPPRIFLEHLASGEILVRVFGFGLSKGCDTATSAPGKAARSTGPLREESGPRDRSADVRGDVFGLAATLYEMLCGVSPWAELDVTADTAELGPADTAADAPAPSLAQFPSIQDRAPWIEARLATALSLALHSDVDRRYPSIEAFAEALRAASGSEERITIDMLTPLDPELREAVAERAGAEIDPLVGRELGGRYAVRRLIGRGGMGAVYDAESPEGRRVAAKVIFKSAVGQDDHAVRRFIREARAVTAIQSPHVVKTFELGMDLTLATPFIVMELLHGVDLAKLLRMRGPLEPEPVVRVFIQAARGLAAAHAEGIVHRDIKPANLFLHAPFEGAAQRPSTSIAPPSTRRGPLASAPPSTRRGPLASAPPSTQRGSLAAGPPSVRRSSGSVRPPPSGRRPSGSIRPPSSSDRRIVVKVCDFGIAKRTGDGVSHELTRAGGVLGSPIYMSPEQAKMAKDVDHRSDIWSLSVSLYQALCGSCPWDPDASLAELLLAICTERVPPLSGAAPWVSPALAAVVHRGLQRDPAERWQSMEELIAALEPHAEGSGAVTLEQLRGIDPERRAGATPISALREESRLSRSVEGDERSIGGSSFTAVNAPSGATRRRFVGAAVTVAALAALGGGLALRASTGDDRGASPAAPSEPALPVAAAPAPAPAPASFTAVVTLPKDATARVNGAARPVSDGRLDLTGNAGDTFEIEVTRGEATTKGTVFMLSDGTVRPDRIDLQPPAPASASVAASEPAPRRDRKTRAPRGALPVGDPATPSATGAPMAPPAPTAVVPVDRW, from the coding sequence ATGGGCCGGACAGCACCTCTGGCGGATCCGACGGCGCTCGTGGGGGGCGCGCTCACCGGCGGATATCGGATCGTCCGCGTCCTCTCCGCGCAGGGCTTCGGTGTCGTGTTCGAGGCCAGGGGCCCCTCGGGTCGCCGCGTCGCGCTGAAGGTCTTGCGGCCCGACGTCGTCACCGAGGACACGCTCTCACGGCTCACCCGCGAGGCGAGCGTCACCGCGAAGCTCGACAACGCGCATGTCGTCCCGATCGTCGACGCCGGCCACGACCTCGAGCGCGATCTCGCCTACCTCGTGATGCCGCTGCTCGACGGGACCGACGCCGCCGCCCTGCTCGCCGAGACGGGGCCGCTCGCGCCCGAGGTCGCCGTGCGGATCGCGCTCCAGGCCGCCGCGGGGCTCTCGGCGGGGCACGCCGCGGGCCTCGTCTACCGCGACGTGCGGCCGCCGCGCATCTTCCTGGAGCACCTCGCGAGCGGAGAGATCCTCGTCCGCGTCTTTGGCTTCGGGCTCTCGAAGGGCTGTGACACGGCCACCTCCGCCCCCGGCAAGGCGGCGAGGAGCACCGGTCCTCTGCGCGAGGAGTCGGGGCCGCGGGACCGCTCCGCGGACGTGCGGGGCGACGTGTTCGGCCTCGCGGCGACGCTCTATGAGATGCTCTGCGGCGTCTCGCCGTGGGCCGAGCTCGACGTCACGGCGGACACCGCCGAGCTCGGCCCGGCGGACACGGCGGCGGACGCGCCGGCGCCGTCCCTGGCGCAGTTCCCGTCGATCCAGGACCGCGCCCCGTGGATCGAGGCGCGCCTCGCGACCGCGCTCTCGCTCGCGCTGCACAGCGACGTGGACCGGCGCTACCCGTCGATCGAGGCGTTCGCCGAGGCGCTGCGCGCCGCGTCCGGCAGCGAGGAGCGCATCACCATCGACATGCTGACGCCGCTCGATCCCGAGCTGCGCGAGGCCGTCGCCGAGCGCGCCGGCGCCGAGATCGATCCGCTGGTCGGCCGCGAGCTCGGCGGCCGGTACGCGGTGCGCCGGCTGATCGGGCGCGGCGGGATGGGCGCCGTCTACGACGCGGAGTCGCCCGAAGGGCGGCGGGTGGCGGCCAAGGTCATCTTCAAGAGCGCCGTCGGGCAGGACGACCACGCCGTGCGCCGCTTCATCCGCGAGGCGCGCGCGGTGACCGCGATCCAGAGCCCGCACGTGGTCAAGACGTTCGAGCTCGGCATGGACCTCACGCTCGCGACGCCGTTCATCGTCATGGAGCTCCTGCACGGCGTGGACCTCGCCAAGCTCCTCAGGATGCGCGGGCCGCTGGAGCCGGAGCCCGTCGTGCGCGTGTTCATCCAGGCCGCGCGCGGGCTCGCGGCGGCGCACGCCGAGGGGATCGTGCACCGGGACATCAAGCCGGCGAACCTCTTCCTGCACGCGCCGTTCGAGGGCGCGGCCCAGCGCCCGTCGACCTCGATCGCCCCGCCGTCCACCCGGCGCGGGCCGCTCGCGTCGGCGCCGCCGTCCACCCGGCGCGGCCCGCTCGCGTCGGCGCCGCCGTCCACCCAGCGCGGCTCGCTCGCCGCGGGGCCGCCGTCGGTCCGGCGCTCGTCCGGCTCGGTCCGACCGCCGCCGTCGGGCCGGCGCCCGTCCGGATCCATCCGCCCGCCGTCGTCGAGCGATCGCAGGATCGTGGTCAAGGTGTGCGATTTCGGCATCGCGAAGCGCACGGGGGATGGCGTCTCGCACGAGCTCACGCGCGCCGGCGGCGTGCTCGGGTCGCCCATCTACATGTCTCCCGAGCAGGCGAAGATGGCGAAGGACGTCGATCATCGCTCCGACATCTGGAGCCTCTCGGTCTCGCTCTACCAGGCGCTCTGCGGGAGCTGCCCCTGGGATCCCGACGCCTCGCTCGCCGAGCTCCTGCTCGCGATCTGCACCGAGCGCGTGCCGCCGCTCTCCGGGGCCGCGCCGTGGGTCTCCCCGGCGCTCGCGGCCGTCGTGCACCGCGGCCTCCAGCGGGATCCTGCGGAGCGCTGGCAGAGCATGGAGGAGCTCATCGCCGCGCTCGAGCCGCACGCGGAGGGCTCCGGCGCCGTCACGCTGGAGCAGCTGCGGGGCATCGACCCCGAGCGGCGCGCCGGCGCCACCCCGATCTCCGCGCTGCGCGAGGAGTCCAGGCTCTCGCGATCGGTCGAGGGGGACGAGCGCTCCATCGGCGGCAGCTCCTTCACCGCGGTGAACGCGCCTTCCGGCGCGACACGGCGGCGCTTCGTCGGGGCGGCGGTCACGGTGGCCGCCCTGGCCGCGCTCGGCGGCGGCCTCGCGCTGCGCGCCTCGACGGGCGACGATCGGGGCGCGTCGCCAGCCGCGCCGAGCGAGCCCGCGCTGCCCGTCGCGGCTGCGCCTGCGCCTGCGCCGGCGCCGGCGTCCTTCACCGCCGTCGTGACGCTCCCGAAGGATGCGACGGCGCGGGTCAACGGCGCGGCGCGCCCGGTGAGCGATGGCCGGCTCGACCTGACGGGCAACGCCGGCGACACGTTCGAGATCGAGGTGACCCGCGGCGAAGCGACCACGAAGGGGACGGTGTTCATGCTGAGCGACGGCACGGTCCGCCCCGATCGCATCGATCTCCAGCCGCCCGCGCCGGCCTCTGCGTCGGTCGCGGCCTCCGAGCCTGCCCCGCGCCGTGACAGGAAGACCCGCGCCCCGCGCGGCGCTCTTCCCGTGGGGGACCCTGCCACGCCCTCCGCCACGGGGGCGCCTATGGCTCCGCCGGCTCCGACCGCGGTGGTGCCGGTCGACCGGTGGTGA